A genomic stretch from Penicillium digitatum chromosome 4, complete sequence includes:
- a CDS encoding Polynucleotidyl transferase, ribonuclease H fold, with the protein MATHTESYATLPSARQSKMKIDALLNPGDEEISPRTQHASIPSSHRHSYHQPSPSFPPSPNYWYNRNYHDTSPGALSNTTTATSQSTSTNASHHSVNPSQSHQMFFSYRPSATSISTNRGSASTHQSSLSTPSSPDPYHSRERYSSVSSSSSTSGDRRRPPRPKYEEEEMYFIWYHRVDLCQEWKEVREAFNRQFPDRQRRGFQGIQCKFYRFIKEKKCPTLREQRRMRDGEFLREGASAALAGDHGAAPKFGVREYTNVWYPWMRKDGDVALRRM; encoded by the coding sequence ATGGCAACACACACAGAGTCATACGCAACACTGCCATCAGCACGTCAAAGCAAAATGAAAATCGACGCCTTGCTGAATCCAGGCGATGAAGAAATCTCTCCACGCACCCAACATGCTTCAATTCCATCATCCCACCGCCACAGCTACCACCAACCCTCACCGAGCTTCCCCCCAAGCCCAAACTACTGGTACAACCGCAATTACCACGATACCAGCCCGGGGGCACTATCCAACACGACCACAGCAACAAGCCAGAGCACCAGCACAAACGCAAGTCATCATAGCGTAAACCCATCCCAATCCCACCAGATGTTCTTCAGCTACCGGCCCTCAGCAACAAGCATAAGCACCAACCGTGGAAGTGCAAGCACACACCAGAGCTCGCTATCCACGCCTTCCTCGCCGGATCCTTACCACTCCCGCGAGCGTTACTCAAGCGTCTCAAGCTCATCTTCCACCAGTGGCGACCGTCGTCGTCCTCCCCGTCCCAAGtacgaggaagaggaaatgTACTTCATCTGGTACCACCGCGTCGACCTGTGTCAGGAGTGGAAGGAGGTCCGCGAGGCTTTCAATCGTCAGTTCCCGGACCGTCAGAGACGCGGCTTCCAGGGGATCCAGTGCAAGTTTTACCGCTttatcaaggagaagaagtgTCCTACCCTGCGGGAGCAGAGGCGCATGCGGGATGGGGAGTTCCTGAGGGAGGGGGCTTCGGCTGCGTTGGCTGGGGATCATGGGGCCGCGCCGAAGTTTGGGGTTAGGGAATATACTAATGTTTGGTATCCTTGGATGAGGAAGGATGGGGATGTTGCGTTGCGACGGATGTGA